The Culex pipiens pallens isolate TS chromosome 2, TS_CPP_V2, whole genome shotgun sequence DNA window catttAAAACAAGCATAtaatagattttttaatcagATTTTTGCTATATTCCGAAACCAATCCATCTTCTGGATCCAAAATAGGTGCCATCAGTACGGAAAAACTGAcgatgcaaaattttgtttcgtttaaaaaaatgcgaaaatctAAAAACCCTTGCGGTGaatccaaattcaaccaaaatttaacatcttgactttttttttaaactccatAACCCTTTCTGGcctgagttttcaaaaaatatttttttatctaatgatgggaaaatgacgaaaataataggatagttttcaaaattttgatttttgggtcatatcctatcaggcctgaaagggatAATTGATGATAGATGGATTTGAAAAGATATCTCCATCTACTCGTCTGTGGTTCCACTCGAGTTGAAAATTAATTACTCGTTTGAGCAACAGATTGCGCTAGTGTCTACCTAAACAATCAATTTAAATTCCACATCCATTTGTCTGCGCCGCTCACAGCTTCGCCTTTGGCGCCGTATAACCTGCAATGTCCAGCGAGCCGAGGTGGTTCACCACCTGCTCGATGTACTCGTCCCGGTGCCGGTGGAAGTGTCCCACGTGCGGCGACCGGTCCCAGCACTTGATGGTGGTCTTGACGCCCACCGAGTCCCAGGTGGCCATCAGGCGCCGATTGGCGGCCTCCGTTCCAACGGGGTCGGTCTTGGAGACTAGCAGCAGGGCGGGACACCGAGCTGGCTCGTAAAAGTACAGCCGGTTGCACTTTTCGTAATACTGGGTGGCTTCCTCGTGGAACAGCTTCAAGTGGTAGCTGATTGAGATGGGTTGGGAGATTATAAGATCATCAACTTGTATTAAGATAAGCGGTTTGCATACGTGATGTAACTTCGCAGAGCTCCTTGCAGGGTTGGGTTCTTTGGTAGCACGGCGTGCGGCACTCCAACAGGGATCTCCGTGATGTCCGCCGCACTGTCCCAGATCTGACCCTTGATCTTGCCCAGCGTAGCCTTGCCGTCTTCATCCTGGTCCAGCCTCACAAGACACTCTCCCCACAAATACCCTCCGACAGAGAACCCGTGCAGGACGACGCCCTGCTCGAGCGTGTTGTTTTTCAAGAACTTTACGATATCGGCCGCCACGGCCTGCGACCCGTACACCGGCCACATCAACTGCCACGGCGTAATGTGCGCCACCAACACTTCAAAGCCCTGCTCCTGGTAGAACTCGGCAAACTTTCGCAGATGTTTCTCCGAAGCCTGCAGCCAGCACAGCAGCAGAACCAACGGCTTCTCCAGCGGCTCACTCAACCGTAACGTCTTCGCATCCTTGTCCCACTTCCTGCTCGATCCACTGTAAAAGTGCAGATTCTTCGTCAAGCTGTGTATCCGAATCGGACCACAACCGCCCGCCTTCGTACTGGCACTCCTCGAACTCATCCTGATTGCCTGAAACACAAAGCCACAAATTGCAATAACTGAATCAATCAACTCTCGCCCAACCGGTACTCGTACCCGTGGTTGATGATCAGTCGAGCAGCAGATGCCCCGAATGACCTGATTGTGGTCCGTTGTCGCAGCCAGCCAGCCGTATCCGACGGTACTGAGCTGGTTGAACCTGGAAGTTCGGAGATTACAGCAGGGATGGTGCTTCAAGCCTCGCGAGACTAGCCGGTAGGACAGGTGCAGCATATCTGAAGAGGTTCAAAGGGAACTTATCAACGTGGAGCAACTGCTGAAGTACTGCTTGCACTATGGACTATGTTTGCGCGAATAACTGATTGGTTTTATGATGAGGGACAACTGTGGTTGGATCTCTCTCTGAAATGAACGCGCGCACGCTGGGTGAGTTGAGGAATTGCCGGCTACATTTGAAGATGTGTGAGTTCAAGTTTGAGTGTGATGGTGAAACAGCTGGTTGCAACCCTATGGACTTTATGGGGTGATACAtcttatcgattttttttggacGCAAAGTTTGTGGGATTCCAAGCTTTAAGTTACACGTGCTTGCAGTTGATAATAATGAATGCACTGCTTTTGGCAGAGAAATTAATTTGAAGCGCGTCCTTTATAAATAGTCATGGATGATATTACTCACCCTCCCTGGTCACTGACTGATGCCGGTGTGGAAGAACGTGAAGAAATAAACTGAAGAAAGACTCTGTTTTCGATGAATGAATTCTATGTTTTGCTAGATGAACAATTCGCTAGGTTCAGTGTCGAATCTAGGATGGTTGTCGAACAGAAATCCTCAAGATAATACAAatcatttttcaagtttttgcccTATTACAATCTTcaagaaatataatttcacaaaaaaaaatcttgagaaatttttttttttgatttagaaCACATGttataaagtttttatttttatttttattgaaatgggaTAGGttattaaaatcatttaaaataataattttttggaaacataaatggaagaatttttgaaaaacctttgGTAAACAGTGAATAATatgtacattttgatttttttgccctactttttttaaactgaatttaattttctaattttcaaaatattcaaatttcaatagttaTTGACCCTCCTCCCCTTTACCTTCTTTGTTATACCCAAgagtaatttttcaacttatatttttgagtttaaaaaaaatctctttgatTGAGTAATTCGCTGACAACGTTCCATCGggtgaaatttataattttatactttctaggattttatttcttatttttgtgaaaaacaggAAATACTTATTGGTTTTGCTTTGGTATGTTTAAAGTGGGTAACATTTATATAAACATGAAAAAGTCTTTGAAGCAAATTTCTGGCAACTTTGGAACTTAATAACCGAATATCCGGATTTATCCAAAGTCTCAGCTCTAGGagaaaaaacacacttttacgtCAAATATCAACTTCAAACTTAAAACAATGCAGAGTGGGGACCAAATCGCTgttaatttcttaaaattaattacgaaaaatccagtttaaactgaaattaaaaaggGCGCAGATTTTTAtcctttttatgtaaaacaaagGTGCTCATAGTTTTTGAATTACGGGCTAAATTTGAGGCTCACATTAGCTCGTGGACCTAGTgtgcaaaattatttatttaaaaaattaaattatttcatttaCATTTCGATGCCAgtgtgctcttttgtactaagcttgctggaatTCATATCTagatagtacaagagagcacacgggcatTGATTTATAATAGTAAAAATACAtcaattgagaatttttaacattttgtttttttttacatttttgtcatttaattACAAAAGAGCAGACAAATGACAATATTTTGATAATCCAACAGTTTTGTCCAAAAAAGCCATCAAGGTCAAGGGTGGTTGAACTTACGTGGCaatcataatttcaaattataactataaaatattcataaattcaaaatgcTGTGCGTGCGCTTGAAATTTttgggagaaaaaaaataaaaaaagatttaaatatgaaaaaaaataaaatgaaaaaaaaacaaaacgcaaaTCCAAATATCggagaattcaaaaattgttgttgttttaaatatttaaagaccgaaaactgaaaattataaaatgtaggtatttaaaattttaaaaagtactatgtttttaaattcttgaattccttaattcctaaatttccaaaatcccTGATACTTTAATTCgtaaattattacaattgaaatcattaaattaaaattattttgtgttGCTGCCAGaaaaccaaacattttttaaatcatatcagacgttaaaaatattttttttttataattgggattattttcatgaaaatacaaaatcaacttttgaatgacaaattacttttttgaaaattcttcgggtttaaaaatttcaaagctcGAAAAAAGCTCGTTTTCTGACTCAGGACAGTTCCgtcaacaattttcattttcactAACCTTGATGTGGgacatatatttttaatttaattgtttgatCTTCGATTtaatgacacttttttttgcgaaaaaaataagtgtaaagcaggggtgctcaaccttttgaccctgcgggccagatctgatttttctgaagcagtgacgggccggaattaatatttgataaatgttgaaaaagtaaacacgtttttttcaattttcttatgattgggttcttttaaagcaaatacataaaagaactagttttgcaaatatgattcatattccttgattttaaaaattaaaaacaaagataacattcaaaaatgtgtttacttgacttattttaatttttgcttgtttaaaattgtatagataggggagagtggggagacttgatccttggggacacttgatcccaagcctgtatctcgtcagcatgtgtgTAAAACagttagctttgttctagaaagttgtgcgaaattaactaaaactcattgtagaaaacaaagaaaaaaataaaaaaatgtttagattgagttacacacatttttctaaaaagtgctgcaaaaaacttccaagagatcttttttctttgttttgataagtatagaaaacactcaaaaaatattcaaaaaaatatgaataagaaacattttgcttaagatttcttcaaaatgttgaaagggggatcaaattacccccaacattttgaaaatgctggtttaaaatatttttttaaaacgcttggcatgattcgaagatttaatctgatgaaatacccttatcagccaaacatagttgaatgtttaagctttcaattcatgcaaaaagttcacagttttgtgagaaattgacagagttatgtgcgatacaaaaaaatgggatcaagtctccccactctcccctattgtttttgacgattgcaattaaatacctcgatatattttttttataaaaaaaaaacattcaaatttcaatgatcgttgcaattttttgaagtttttgttacatttttcaatatttccggCGATCTATTTCCGTATGAATAATTcgattttaaagctttttttaaactttatcagTAAAAAGTTCTGGGAAATACATAagttttgcttacttatttatttaaaaaaaagaaaatagaaaaaaacttcaaattgaagtaaacacagtcaaaactgaaagaaataacatttagtctctttttgtaaattttaagacaacaatccaagttttttcataaatttcacaattttacgaaatggataattttgttttcctgcacaattttttcagttaaaaaaatcaatataaaaattataagaattaaattcaaacatgaagaatgttcttataatatgttaaaatttgatctcaagcttatttttttaattcagacaataattttatttatttaatacttcatgaacagccttaagggccggtcatagaaatattttaaaaagccgtcgcgggccggatgaaatggcttcacgggccggacgttgggcaggcctggtgtAAAGTAAGGGTTTGTTGAAATATTTCGTCCAaagattttcgggatttcaaTTGGGTGCTAAAGccctatttaaatttttatgtacaacggtaaaaaacacgatcaaaaaccatttctgactactttttttcattttaatgcaaaaaaaaaaaaataatgacaagacaacattttttcgatggatcaactatggtccccttggaacgagctgtcaagtaggaacttttctgtcaagaaggaccgcgaggttaatttttcaaaattgatttaaaaatccattttaaactctttgtggacgtacaaagagtcattgtactctgaaaaataagctttatcgctgtaaacaataatatcagcaatctaagcttcattttaggatccaattgaaatgcaatCAATGAATCGTTGCGAAAtggtttttcgaaaattattcttccgatttcaatgaatgcCTACAATCGCAGTCACTCAGATTCGTAATCGAAATGTCATTAGTTCGAATCCCAAGGTGGAAGGTTCtaagtgcaaaaaaagtttgagacCGAGCCCATGAAAAATGGTGCGTTTTAACCGTTATAACTCATAATATGAAATAGTATTTAtggttttgttttaatttttccaattttgaaatttggaccGAAAGAGGTTTTTCATTCCAAAAAAGTTAGATCTAATCCATCAAAACCTCgaataattataaattttactcgacttttaatgaaaatagatttaaaaaaaaaattaatgacaaATTGAGCAAAATGGTGGATTAGACAGGATCAGGaaagcatgggtaaataacaaggaaaatgcgtaataataaTTTTCACTGGTAtctataccaaattttggtattcctgaaccctttaaaatttgtcttaaggattatgcaagggcaaaatttggtatcataccaatttaaggttttgttttgatattgcaaaattgcagaattatatattttgtattcttttggtattacattACTGCAGTATTTTATCGAATTTCTCTGaagctatgggaaaattttgaccaattttgataaGGTAATTAATTTTGTGCTGAAATGATGTCTAAAACGAATGCTTTTTGATAATCCCCTtaaagaaattacttgaaattgtaaaacattttcttagtaaggataccaaattttggtattatttttgtattacagtattttatcaatttcttctgaaactatgggacattgttgaccaattttgacaaggtcattaattttgcgctaaaatgacttgaaaaccaaaaatgttaaaaaagatattcaaaatttttgatgtactcactaaaaacattttgaattctATAAAATATCCCTAAGtcggaaaaaaaatactatgatTAACTggaatccagtttcattttaataactttttttcaatcttgttatttttcagaagctttagGAACTCAATATCActgagaacaacatggaatcatcaggtgagtagattttgaTGCGCATATGGAGACATTgtgacatcattttcatttaatttcatttcatttatttcgttgtttaagcattacttgtgtgaagttactatcctaagctgagatgtggactacctttcaacagctgattaattcaaagttgggaacagagtttgcgggtgcttaatgaatcgagtaaatctactgaaggaaaaaaagttacaaaataaccttcgaaatagctaataggtgggggatagttagaggaatgGAGGTgatatcatttccgttttttcactaattgCACTAAGCTTGCATGAAATGGCAAATGGCATGAAAATaccactcatttaaaaaaaatccacggtACTTTTTCTCATTCCAAGCAAAGAAAAGGCAAGCAAATTAGACTGATAAGATTTATTTCCATATCTCTAGCTCTATCTGTTCAACAGCTTAACAACCTAAAACCATCTTAATCCATATCTTCGATCATACGACACTCGTCGCATTTCCATATCGCACTGACCCCGCGGCCGCTTTTCTATTATCAGCCACAACCAAACCATGCCTTCCTACTGCTCCCCGCCAACGGTAATCTCCTGCTTGACAACACCTGCCACCTGTTCGGTCTTATCGGCCTCCGCCGCATTATCAGTGCCATCAGCTGCTGCTGCCGTGGTCGACCCTGCCGCAACGTTCATTTCCCCCACCTGCTTGATGACGGACTCGATCTTGTCCGGCAGGAGGTACTCGATCGCCTCCAGGATCTTCTTCTGCCGGAGGAAGGTGATGCCGTGCTTTTGCAGGGTCAGCACGTTGATGCCGAGATGGTTGGCGATCGTGGTCGGGGGGAAAATGAAGTGGATGCATCGCTGGAGGTACGGGATGAGGTCGTACGCGAAGCAGGAGCAGAACCGTACGAAGCATTCGCGTTCGGACGCGGTGAAGGCTTGCTGTTCCTGGCGGTAGAAAGATAGGATGTTGCGGCAGACGGTTTCGAGGGAGGCTTCCAGGATTTCGGTGACCGTCGGGGCTAGGGCGATGGGAGCGCACAGACGCAACTCGTTGAAGACGGTCAGGACTTCGTTGCAGTAGATCGCTAGAGGGGTAAAGTCTAGAAGACTCTCCGGTGGATGATTGCTGTTTTCGGCGCGATCACTTGCTTTGGCGCGTTTGATTCCGGTTGAAACCTTGTTGATCAGCGTGTAACGCTCGATCTCTTGCTCGAACTGGCAGGTGATCTTCACGATCGACGTTTGGAAGTTCAGTGAAATGACGCGGATGAAGACGGGCGCGATCAGCGATCGGAAATCGACCCCAACTCGGCTGAACGATAGGCCAAAGTACATGCACTGACCAAGGATGGTGTCGT harbors:
- the LOC120416750 gene encoding uncharacterized protein LOC120416750, with amino-acid sequence MLHLSYRLVSRGLKHHPCCNLRTSRFNQLSTVGYGWLAATTDHNQVIRGICCSTDHQPRAIRMSSRSASTKAGGCGPIRIHSLTKNLHFYSGSSRKWDKDAKTLRLSEPLEKPLVLLLCWLQASEKHLRKFAEFYQEQGFEVLVAHITPWQLMWPVYGSQAVAADIVKFLKNNTLEQGVVLHGFSVGGYLWGECLVRLDQDEDGKATLGKIKGQIWDSAADITEIPVGVPHAVLPKNPTLQGALRSYITYHLKLFHEEATQYYEKCNRLYFYEPARCPALLLVSKTDPVGTEAANRRLMATWDSVGVKTTIKCWDRSPHVGHFHRHRDEYIEQVVNHLGSLDIAGYTAPKAKL